Within the Gigantopelta aegis isolate Gae_Host chromosome 8, Gae_host_genome, whole genome shotgun sequence genome, the region ctctccagatatcgtaagacttagcaaaattattggttttaagggtttgtaacgttttgtattgagacacttacttgtctgaactttattgttactgaaaatgttcacgaactgtgaagaaaaatctcacaaatgaacaacaacaaatcggatgttgattgcgtgaaccgtgcacgagaaaacaaaccgaaccaaaatgataacggtcacgtgatataccaacgtctgtgacattgaaatggaaatatcccctctaaaaatagattggacctcgcttgcttaacgtttttttctcgacagcacgtcttgtgaaaaaatgctaaaaatgcatttcgtggttttacaaacatcaggattaccaaaaagcacttcaggtgaatggaaatgtgtattctaaataataaaatgtaagtaaagtgcaattttatttatgaaaaatggggtttaatagcgaaatgACAATAGTAAGCTACATCGTGTGGCATGGGCTGACAATTATTGGAAAAAAATGTCCTTGACAATAATAAGAAGTACTTGTGTGCATTGTTAAGATCATTTCATGGAATGGGCCCCTGGTAGACCCACCCAGGACCTGTGGGACACACTGTATTTAAGTTAATAAATCACAAAAACATCACGTtagataaaattaattatgcatAGATTTAACATGGgatcaattaatttttaattatttatcactgatacaaatataaataaaaatagccaatgatcgattataattgaaaatttatCAGTTTGCCTCATAtcataaaaatccataatcgattgtgtgggaaatgttaactgtaattgttcctccagtttacaTGATGGAATTggtgtaaatatgttggggttggggtttgttttacggtgtacataaataaaaattatattaaatagttactGAAGGTAAAAATTTTGATTTATTGGGTCTATCTTGGTGAACACAATGCTAGGTACATGGTGTTTATGATTTAAAGCCtgatgttcatataattctaatgGATTGTGTAATCAAAGTTGATCATGCAAactgattataaccgatgatgaCATTCCAACCAATTCCCAACACTAACAGCAGAGTTTAAATTTATTGACGACACCAATGGTAATGGCTGTAACTGCAATATGAGTTCAGAAGCTTTTCTGATGACCAGACGCTTTACTAATGACTATTTCTTTGccactggataaaaattattgccaacGGTTGAAGGGACAATTTTtgggttttaattttatttattttgaaatttaccaCAACAGATGTAATCTTAAATTTGTTACTTAGCTCACAGAATATGTCGTAAGTAATGTTTCATCTAAGTTACCTATACGTTTTAAACATACAGCCTGAAAATTAATGTTCAGCTTTGATTAACATAAACGGTGCCAGTTCTAAATTGGTGCTTAGAATCTATAGgaaatcaatattttttttcttatttttgtgaTGAATTCAACTAAAGCACCCagcataatgttttattatactaAACATGCATAAACACCACTAAGGCATTTGaggtttatttttctttatttagacTTAGGTACTTGGGACATTAATATATGTTAAACACTGTCCCTGAAGCTATCTTAAGGAACTCAGTTCACtctgagtgagagtgagagagagagagagagtatctgGCATGAGAGAAAGACGTTTGGGGCCAACTCTCCATATCATATACTAGTTTATGTTATCATGGATAAAGAATATAATCGATATCGAACTTGTGTAGTTTTTGTGTATGAGGGTGCTTTATGCACTAGTCCACATTTAGCTGTacaaatgtttttgtatataatgttatagttttgtgctgggatgccgttaaatattcattctgtTATATCATAACTGTTTTTGGTGTATACACGTCAGTTTGGTTCAATACGATTTTGCAAATGGTGTGTCAGTGGGTAATATCATGAAATCCACTTCCAGATCAATGTGCATTCAGGACACCAAATTTTGTGAGTCAACAGCATAATAATCATCGACCTTTACTTTGAGACACACCATCCCCAGGGTTCAAAACTCGCCAAAAATATAgtggccccaaaaataataatgcatgttggcaAATTCTGGTAAGCGAACCgcaagcaagattttaatgtggaatacaaatattaatagtggctcatgtgttatagctctaaaaaaaatagttatatttGGGGGactaacaccattattttttttaaaataaagtcgACCAAACAGGACATGCGACTTTGCTATAGGCCATTTCGAGCCCAGAGTCCCAATaactgaggtgtatgcccaggagaGCATTCTTAAACATTAATACAAACACAAGATAAACTAAACagaaaatgttataattatgtaCTCTGGAAGGaattcatatattaatatatttatcctgaattgtgaagaagaaaaaaattcaatgtCCAGCTATTTTAagggtatatattttttgtatcttATAAAAGATGTGGTCAATGGTCAAGTCCCCTTTGTGACTCATGTACTACATAGTACTACATACGTGTGTTAGCTGCCTTCTCTTTCTCATCTACAGTTTTCAGGCCATTTTCCTTTGCTATCTCAACTTCCCCCATCGTAGTTATGCCAGGTATTTTGGCCATGTTGGTTGGAGGACTCTTTGTAAGTGGCGAGTTGCGACACTTTAGTAGGAAACTCCTTTCATACACAATTCTCgttcctgaaaaaaaaaaacttgacaATGCCAGAATTTGAAGATGTTTCGACgatgcagggcacaatattttacGCAAACCGCCATTCTGTtcacgtgtcggttacgcaaaggCCACAAactggttacgtcatgacctgtaaacgttcagaaattaaaacttgcaaacttcacgattacaagacgtttattcatgcagacatactactagtatttcgacaaatgttttaggctgaattttagatacttgatgcgcagcaaatcagtaaacaacgttatatttcaacagttgtaatttgcaaccagttaaagtaaatgttcagtatagagttgagccaaaagttttaaagaaatgtgctcagacCGCTGGGGatggctaaattatctgctgatattttatctctaaaggaatatatgtagatataatattggattgcctataattttacacatgttaaaaacagttttaacgtaaacaggaatccaaaagtgtcaaaaaagttttaaaatactaacatcgcataatgagctttaaaaaaaacaacatttggaacgtcactgtagtatagaagtaccatcgataaagtgaaagtagcatagccaccgcaaaacggaatccctccaaatgattatgtatatatttcaaaggcgTAGTGCCCAttacgcatgtgcgtaatgcaaaaacaaaatccgggaataggttgaggctgtctgtaattgttctataaaatatcctcttaaaattgacttgaaaaaaagattaaaaaaaaaaaaaaaaaaaaaaaaaaaaaaaaagcctccgAAAAGGCTCAGATTGCATCTACAAACGCCCCGAGTTTCAAACTTTTCACAGGGGGAGGCCCCCTGAATATCCTTGCTCGGGCATGCCTTTGGCGTGCGTAACGCTAAGAAAATTTCgggctacgcccctgtattttgtttcagtactggggctgatattcagttcttttataatattgttaactttaacaagcattaaagactttttttttttggtaaaatgttttcttttgtatttgttttaactttgtttcagctaaaaactatgtatttaaaatataatttcaatgtaattttgaggtaaccgatcaggtaactcacgggttacgcaaatataattcatgtaaccgaacaattggttacctaggtaaaaaccacgtgaaccgacttccggttccctcagattttgaaatattgtccttGGCTAATGTTAATATGAACTTTTACTCTTTTATTTAACTATAGTATAAGCATATTGTCA harbors:
- the LOC121378666 gene encoding eukaryotic translation initiation factor 4E-binding protein 2-like — its product is MSVQDSSPASRVREIPTRRVLLNDISQLPGDYCTTPGGTLFSTTPGGTRIVYERSFLLKCRNSPLTKSPPTNMAKIPGITTMGEVEIAKENGLKTVDEKEKAANTLPAEDQPQFEMDI